In one Vampirovibrio chlorellavorus genomic region, the following are encoded:
- the grpE gene encoding nucleotide exchange factor GrpE, which yields MFNRSSRQEAQETESPESMSGAQDNDKPDEFQPGPSASSESANSPDLAALQEKHQQLQDQFTRLAADFDNYRKRTRDEQESLAKYGAQKNILELLPVLDNLERATGSLKEDSDPKLLYKSFSMMHRQLMDGLDNMGVKKIPSIGQVFDPLQHEAVSQMNSAEFPEDTIIHEVQSGYQLFDKVLRPARVIVSTGAPEASAPETAKPAAASGEPAQTPVNPFAQS from the coding sequence ATGTTTAACAGATCCTCCCGTCAGGAAGCCCAGGAAACAGAATCGCCTGAGTCCATGTCAGGGGCACAGGACAACGACAAGCCCGATGAATTTCAGCCTGGACCTTCCGCATCCAGCGAAAGCGCAAACAGCCCGGATCTGGCGGCCCTGCAGGAAAAACACCAGCAATTGCAGGACCAGTTCACCCGACTGGCCGCGGACTTTGACAACTACCGCAAGCGCACCCGGGACGAGCAGGAATCCCTGGCCAAATATGGCGCTCAAAAAAATATTCTGGAGCTGTTGCCGGTGCTGGACAACCTGGAACGGGCCACAGGCAGTCTGAAAGAAGACTCTGACCCCAAGCTGCTCTACAAGAGCTTTAGTATGATGCACCGCCAGTTAATGGACGGACTGGACAATATGGGCGTCAAAAAAATTCCTTCAATCGGCCAGGTATTTGACCCCCTGCAACATGAGGCGGTCAGCCAGATGAACAGCGCCGAATTCCCCGAGGACACCATCATCCACGAAGTGCAAAGCGGCTACCAGCTGTTTGACAAGGTGCTTCGTCCAGCCAGAGTCATTGTGTCCACCGGGGCCCCGGAAGCGTCAGCCCCCGAGACGGCCAAGCCTGCGGCGGCCAGCGGTGAGCCTGCCCAAACGCCCGTCAATCCCTTCGCCCAATCCTAG